In Pseudomonadota bacterium, a genomic segment contains:
- a CDS encoding protein kinase, with product MASIYVARHLETGQEAALKVLHGIHKADSDAVERFRREARITTDIGHPGIVKIFEADRDEQDGALFIAMELLRGETFGQWVKRAKPTAEAVLAKLQRVLEPLAAAHARGCVHRDLKPDNVFISRPDSPEERVKLLDFGIARDAAEVRLTQTGASIGTPHYMSPEHARTPRGLTAAADIWSLGVMMYEAIAGGPPFDGESLPDIVVKSCTKPHVSLVDLIPDLEPEIAQLVDRCLAKKPGERPQDASELREQVQRVLALPPRYPGLQPDDLPAVRRSQLPSGRPSMRESSERLPGRSSRASRRSSLPAPRLSRPSSGTARQSLPGVQGRSATEASLVPALMGTLIVLGGVAVAFSASSTNLSLAQLLAGSLCVVGLGLTSLGAIRTRRSSRRNERAGHAAGAETPVSRYGAASVPPRHGERSPPAFGPADAPVTIVEVSDLASAQARNAHAELRRALLHWGDYVRVQWKNHPRFDDRLSWQAAEAAHEVHAQCGEDGFWKFHALMLRQQPSLSTEVIERCAAAAGADVEALGAQLARRAHRAPVQRERDNNRISGGFGVPLFVVNGRMLQGDANVASLCEAIEDALEGDPEAVERGQGRGQPGAPSREEPAPRATPLHSDSQEMMLRAITVYCGDGGGRWPGRTRQEAQMRASAIHRRVNAGGCDFGSAARTMSDDPQAAASGGDLGRTRPSRLPAELREQARALDVGAISPIVESDKGFHILQRYG from the coding sequence ATGGCCTCGATCTACGTGGCGCGTCACCTCGAGACCGGCCAGGAGGCAGCTCTCAAGGTCCTACACGGCATTCACAAGGCCGACAGCGATGCCGTGGAACGATTTCGCCGCGAAGCCCGCATTACCACGGACATTGGGCATCCGGGGATCGTGAAGATCTTCGAGGCGGATCGCGACGAGCAGGACGGTGCACTCTTCATCGCCATGGAGCTGCTTCGAGGCGAGACCTTCGGCCAGTGGGTGAAGCGGGCCAAGCCAACGGCCGAGGCAGTGCTCGCCAAGCTTCAGCGCGTCCTGGAGCCTCTGGCCGCGGCCCATGCCCGAGGCTGTGTGCATCGCGACCTGAAGCCAGACAACGTCTTCATCAGCCGGCCCGACTCACCCGAAGAGCGAGTCAAGCTGCTCGATTTCGGCATCGCCCGGGACGCTGCGGAGGTGCGGCTCACGCAAACGGGCGCTTCCATTGGGACCCCGCACTACATGAGCCCCGAGCACGCGCGAACCCCGCGGGGGCTCACGGCCGCCGCCGATATCTGGTCACTGGGTGTGATGATGTACGAGGCCATTGCTGGCGGCCCACCCTTTGACGGCGAGAGCCTTCCCGACATCGTGGTCAAGTCATGCACCAAGCCACATGTGAGCCTGGTCGACTTGATTCCCGATCTCGAGCCAGAAATCGCGCAGCTCGTGGATCGATGCCTTGCGAAAAAGCCGGGTGAGCGCCCGCAGGATGCGAGCGAGCTTCGTGAACAGGTGCAGCGAGTGCTGGCGCTGCCGCCACGCTATCCCGGCCTGCAACCCGACGACTTGCCTGCGGTGCGGCGTAGCCAGCTGCCGTCCGGGCGCCCATCCATGCGCGAGAGCAGCGAGCGTCTGCCCGGCCGCTCCTCGCGTGCGTCACGCCGCTCTTCGCTGCCTGCGCCCCGCCTTTCCCGGCCTTCCTCCGGCACGGCCCGGCAGTCGCTGCCTGGGGTGCAGGGGCGATCGGCGACCGAGGCCAGCCTGGTGCCTGCACTGATGGGCACCCTCATTGTCCTCGGCGGAGTAGCGGTGGCGTTTTCAGCGAGCAGCACCAATCTGTCCCTGGCCCAGCTTCTCGCAGGCAGCCTCTGTGTCGTGGGGCTTGGACTGACATCGCTGGGCGCTATTCGCACCCGGCGCAGCTCTCGGCGCAACGAGCGCGCAGGACACGCCGCCGGGGCGGAGACGCCCGTTTCGCGATACGGAGCGGCGTCGGTGCCACCTCGGCACGGCGAGCGATCGCCCCCGGCTTTTGGACCGGCGGACGCGCCGGTGACCATCGTTGAGGTTTCGGACTTGGCGTCTGCCCAAGCGCGCAATGCGCACGCCGAGCTGCGGCGCGCGCTGCTTCATTGGGGCGACTACGTGCGGGTGCAGTGGAAGAACCACCCGCGCTTCGACGACCGGCTGTCGTGGCAGGCCGCAGAGGCAGCCCACGAGGTTCACGCCCAGTGTGGCGAGGACGGTTTCTGGAAGTTCCACGCGCTCATGCTGCGCCAACAGCCGTCTCTGAGCACCGAGGTCATCGAGCGCTGCGCTGCGGCTGCAGGAGCCGATGTCGAAGCGCTCGGCGCTCAGCTTGCGCGGCGCGCCCACCGGGCACCCGTACAGCGCGAGCGAGACAACAACCGAATCTCCGGGGGGTTTGGCGTTCCACTCTTTGTCGTCAACGGCCGCATGCTGCAGGGCGATGCGAACGTTGCATCGCTATGCGAAGCCATCGAGGACGCGCTGGAAGGTGATCCGGAAGCTGTGGAACGCGGGCAGGGCCGCGGGCAACCGGGTGCGCCGAGCAGAGAGGAGCCAGCCCCGCGAGCTACGCCACTGCACAGCGACAGCCAGGAGATGATGCTACGAGCGATCACCGTGTATTGCGGCGACGGCGGTGGTCGTTGGCCGGGGCGGACTCGGCAGGAGGCACAAATGCGGGCAAGTGCCATCCATCGCAGGGTCAATGCCGGCGGCTGCGATTTCGGGTCCGCGGCCCGCACGATGAGCGACGACCCCCAGGCCGCTGCCAGCGGCGGCGACCTCGGAAGAACGCGACCGTCTCGGTTGCCTGCCGAGCTGAGAGAGCAGGCCCGAGCGCTTGATGTCGGGGCCATCAGCCCCATCGTCGAAAGCGACAAGGGGTTTCACATCCTGCAGCGCTATGGGTAG
- a CDS encoding ribosome maturation factor RimP: MEERSQKSRLRALLEPICSAHGVALFDVRARREPGGAVLRVLIERLPADHARSQQPEVARGAGITLDDCQAVSRDLSTLLDVHADLIPLARYRLEVSSPGLDRPLFALEHFLRFVGSEVRLQTRQPIEGRRRFRGTIDAVDGTVIELGLVGPNARKRAADRCDSVRIPFQEISKANLVYSPCESPGHTLPS, encoded by the coding sequence GTGGAAGAACGGTCCCAGAAAAGCCGTCTGCGCGCGCTCTTGGAGCCGATCTGTAGCGCGCACGGCGTGGCCCTGTTTGATGTTCGGGCCAGACGGGAGCCTGGGGGTGCCGTGCTTCGAGTGCTGATCGAACGCTTGCCCGCCGATCACGCGAGATCGCAGCAGCCTGAGGTGGCACGGGGCGCTGGCATTACGCTGGACGATTGCCAGGCGGTGAGCCGCGATCTCTCGACGCTGCTCGACGTACACGCCGACCTGATCCCTTTGGCACGTTACCGCCTGGAGGTGAGCTCCCCCGGACTGGATCGTCCGCTTTTTGCACTAGAGCACTTTCTTCGTTTTGTCGGAAGCGAAGTCAGACTTCAGACTCGCCAGCCGATCGAAGGTCGTCGGCGTTTCCGCGGCACGATCGACGCTGTCGACGGCACCGTGATCGAACTCGGGTTGGTCGGCCCGAACGCCCGAAAGCGCGCTGCGGATCGCTGCGATAGCGTGAGGATTCCATTCCAGGAAATCTCGAAAGCCAACCTCGTTTACAGTCCCTGCGAGTCCCCAGGGCATACATTGCCATCGTAG
- a CDS encoding inositol-3-phosphate synthase: MKQPISVQPASGKLGVLLPGMGAVGTTFIAGCLLARRGLAMPYGSLTQVGRIRLGKRTDNKTPLVNEFVPLACLDDLVFGGWDLFPQDALEAARQADVLGSEHLSQVSDELRAVKPMRAVFFSEYVKRLRGEHIKGSHDKWQLAEEVRDDIRRFRRDNSLERCVAVWCGSTEIHHDPAPVHASLDAFEAGLKASDPAISPSMVYAYACLKEQVSYSNGAPNLTTEVPALLHLAREQQVPLSGKDFKTGQTLMKTILAPGLRQRLLGINGWFSTNILGNRDGEVLDDPDSFRSKEVSKLGVLETILQPELHPQLYGEIHHKVRIEYYPPRGDQKEGWDNLDIFGWLGYPMQIKIDFLCRDSILAAPVVLDLALFMDLAQRAGLSGIQEWLSFYYKSPMTAENLYPENDLFVQSMKLKNTLRWIMGEELITHLGHEYYD, translated from the coding sequence ATGAAGCAGCCCATAAGCGTCCAGCCAGCGTCGGGGAAACTCGGCGTACTGCTGCCAGGGATGGGTGCCGTGGGTACCACGTTTATTGCTGGCTGCCTGCTCGCGAGGCGCGGGCTCGCGATGCCGTACGGCTCGCTGACCCAAGTGGGGCGCATCCGCTTGGGCAAGCGCACCGACAACAAGACCCCGCTGGTGAACGAGTTCGTGCCGCTGGCGTGTCTGGACGATCTGGTCTTCGGTGGCTGGGATCTCTTCCCCCAGGACGCACTCGAGGCCGCGAGACAGGCGGATGTGCTGGGCTCCGAGCATCTATCGCAGGTGAGCGACGAGTTGCGCGCGGTCAAGCCCATGCGGGCCGTATTCTTCTCCGAGTACGTCAAGCGTCTGCGAGGTGAACACATCAAGGGCAGTCACGACAAGTGGCAGCTCGCCGAGGAAGTGCGTGACGACATTCGCCGATTCCGCAGGGATAATTCGCTCGAGCGCTGCGTCGCGGTGTGGTGCGGGTCAACGGAGATCCACCACGATCCTGCACCGGTGCACGCCTCGTTGGACGCCTTCGAAGCAGGTTTGAAGGCCAGCGATCCAGCCATCAGCCCCTCGATGGTGTACGCCTACGCGTGCCTGAAGGAGCAGGTGAGCTACTCGAACGGCGCACCCAATCTTACGACCGAGGTGCCCGCCTTGCTGCATCTGGCTCGTGAACAGCAGGTTCCGTTGAGCGGCAAGGATTTCAAGACCGGTCAGACGTTGATGAAGACCATTCTGGCGCCGGGGCTGCGACAGCGGCTGCTCGGGATCAACGGCTGGTTCTCGACGAACATTCTGGGCAACCGGGACGGCGAAGTGCTCGACGACCCGGATAGCTTTCGCTCCAAGGAGGTCTCCAAGCTGGGCGTGCTCGAAACCATCCTGCAGCCCGAGCTGCATCCGCAACTGTACGGGGAGATCCACCACAAGGTGCGCATCGAATACTATCCACCGCGTGGCGACCAGAAAGAGGGCTGGGACAATCTGGATATCTTCGGTTGGCTCGGCTACCCCATGCAAATCAAGATCGATTTCCTGTGCCGGGACTCCATCCTGGCCGCGCCCGTGGTGCTGGATTTGGCCCTCTTCATGGACCTTGCGCAGCGTGCCGGTCTAAGTGGGATTCAGGAGTGGCTCAGCTTCTACTACAAGAGTCCCATGACGGCAGAGAATCTGTATCCAGAAAACGACCTTTTCGTGCAGTCGATGAAGCTGAAGAACACGCTACGTTGGATCATGGGCGAGGAGCTCATCACACACCTGGGCCACGAGTACTACGATTAG
- a CDS encoding NTP transferase domain-containing protein: protein MNGHHSAVILAAGRGSRLVEGRPYPKPLQPVSGVPLIVRVLRGLEGCGVRRVAVVTGYLGDVLETRVRKERFSFRLGFIRNPRWHLPNGTSLLEAADFVRGPTLVLMSDHLWSPRLLAKVRSYPLGREEAVLGVDYAIGRCFDVDDATKVRTEAGRVIAIGKSLASYDALDTGVFLVTPALLSALRRVSGPNGCSLSEGVAGLAESGRMRAVDIGDASWIDIDTSAACAYAEKLLRDGSLHDRPTVPAAAATLAPVTSQPA, encoded by the coding sequence GTGAACGGTCACCACAGCGCGGTCATTCTGGCGGCAGGACGCGGAAGCCGGCTAGTGGAGGGCAGGCCCTATCCGAAGCCGCTGCAGCCGGTGAGCGGGGTTCCCTTGATCGTCCGTGTCCTTCGCGGGCTGGAAGGTTGCGGGGTGCGGCGGGTGGCAGTGGTCACCGGCTACCTCGGGGATGTGCTCGAGACGCGTGTGCGTAAGGAGCGATTCTCGTTCCGACTCGGTTTCATCCGAAACCCGCGCTGGCACCTGCCCAACGGAACATCGCTGCTCGAGGCCGCGGACTTCGTTCGTGGCCCCACCTTGGTTCTCATGAGCGACCACCTGTGGTCCCCTCGGCTGCTCGCGAAGGTCAGGAGCTATCCTCTCGGGCGGGAGGAGGCCGTGCTTGGCGTGGACTACGCGATCGGCCGCTGTTTCGATGTGGACGACGCAACGAAGGTGCGCACCGAGGCGGGTCGGGTCATCGCTATCGGTAAGAGCCTGGCGAGCTACGATGCCCTGGATACGGGGGTCTTCTTGGTAACCCCGGCGCTCTTGTCAGCCCTGCGAAGGGTGTCGGGGCCCAACGGCTGCAGCCTCTCCGAGGGTGTTGCAGGGCTTGCTGAGTCGGGAAGGATGCGTGCCGTCGACATAGGTGACGCATCATGGATCGATATTGATACTAGTGCTGCTTGCGCCTACGCCGAGAAGCTGCTGCGAGACGGTTCGCTCCACGATCGGCCCACGGTGCCAGCGGCTGCGGCGACGCTCGCGCCCGTCACGAGCCAGCCCGCATAA